Below is a window of Catalinimonas alkaloidigena DNA.
ACAGCTATAATGATTTGATTCTCGGCATCAAACGCTATCTCTACGTACTTTTCACTGAAAATGACAGGGCCATTGCGCACCATAATACACAGGAGTTTTTCCGATTGTGCAGGTTCAAAAGTAGCGGGAATTTTAAAAGAAATCCGGCACAAGTCCGGGGTTTTACTACACGTGTTTGTGTCACATCTACACTACCACCCAAACAACTCACACACAGAAACTTACCCAATATAACCTTATAATTTAGATGCATTGACCTATCTTCATATGTAAAAGCTACTTTGAGGGTAAATCGCACTCGGTCCCGCTTTTCTCCGGAAGCGCTTGCCGGTCATCAGCGCGCCTGGGTTTCTCGTCACTTTTGGAGCGGAGCGAGCGCCCGTGCTGGCAAGGTGCCGTGTATTGTTGTAAGTTTAAGGTTTAGACCAGATCCGGTCATTTGCTCAGCCTAATCTTACGTCCCACCCGTTCGAACTGAGCACGTTAGCATTTGTAGACTGCACTTTTTATGTTGTCACCTGCATATCTCTGGGCGTTGTGGGCACTGTTGATTCCGCTGGCGATTCACCTCTGGAACCGGCGCGAAGGTCGTCGCATTCAGGTGGGGAGCATCCGGTGGCTGGAAGCCTCGACGAGCCGCAAGAAAAGCTCGCTCCGCTTGCACCAATGGCCCCTACTCCTCACGCGCCTTCTGTTGCTCACGCTGGTCGTGCTGGTACTGGTGGAATTGCGGCAGGCAAACGCCCCCGCGCCCCCGGCACCTCGTCCTCTGGCGCTGATCGACTCAGCACTGTGGCGGCAACCCCTCATCCAACGACGGCTCGACTCCCTACAGGACAGCTATTGGGACGTTCGTGTGATGGCGCCGCTGCATCTGTGGCACGAACTGGAAGGGCTGGCCTACGCGAATCCGCGGCCGGAACGGGTCACGGTCTACCACCGGGGGCAACTGCGGGAGTTTGGCGGAACGCGCCCGTCCCTGCCATTTCCCGTCGCGTGGATCACGTTACCCGACTCCGGCGAGGGGACTTTTGTTGCGGCCGCGCAACCGGTGGGCCGCGATAGTGTCCTTGTCCTACGCGCTGAAAGCACGGAAGCGGGCACGCGCTTGCAACGGCAACGCCTGTCCGCCGCGGCGTATCGCGACGAAGTTCCCCTACATCCTACCGATACATTGCGGGTGCGGCTGCAGGCCACCTCGGCGGCGGCAGAGATACGCCTCTACGTGGAAGCGGCGTTGCGGGCCGCGAGTCAGTACCAGGCGTGGCCAATGGCGCTGGACACTACGGGTACGCCAGACTGGACGGTGCTGCTGGGCAACACGTCCCTCCCCGACGCTCCGGCCGGCCAGCTTGTCCGGATTCGTCGCGCACCGGGTCCGCTGAGGCATATCCAGACTGTGGAACAGCACCATGTGGTGCATGTCCTGCAAGGCAAGCTGGATGACCCGAACGTGTCGCGCTTGCCCGAGCGGCTGCTGGAATTACTTTTCGTGCCGGTGTCGACCGACGAGCGACTGGCGACCCACGACCGCCGGGCGATTGCGCCGACCCAACGGGAAGTACGCCTTGGAAAAGCGCCGGTACAAACACGACAAACCGCTTCGACCGGACCGCAGGCACCGCCGCTCTGGCTGGCCGGTCTGCTTCTCCTCATTTTTGGATTTGAACGATGGCTGGCGACCCGTACATGAACGCAACGACACGCCTCACTCGCTTTCGCAACCAGTGGCGCGCCTACCAGATGGGCGAAGTAGGCCTCTACGCGCTGGGGCTGGCCGGGCTGCTTCTTACCATTATTATGCAGTTGATGGGCTGGAGCCTTTCCTGGTTTTGGGTGCTTCCGCTGACGGCGCTGCTGTTTGTGATCGGCCTAATCATCCGTCGGGGGCTTCGCCTTTCGCCACACGAGATTGCGCGTTACCTGAATCAACGTTACCCCACCCTGGAATCGTCAGCGGAACTGCTGCTGCAACCCGACGAGCACCTGCCCCTGTTGGCGCGTCTGCAACGGGAGCGGGTTGCTACGCGCCTGTCTACCTTGGAGCACGACTTGCGGCCGCCCCACCGGCTGGGGCGCGCGGGTGGCGTGTTTGCCTTGCTCGTCGGGCTGGCACTGGCAGTGTGGTTCCTCGTCCCGTTGCTGCGCTCCGCTCAGGACACCCCGCCTTCGGCTACGTCCGGCACCGCTTCCGTTTTGTCGCCACCGACACCGGCTGTCGTGCTGCCTCCCGAACTGGATTCGCTGCAGGTCGTGGTGACGCCCCCCGCTTATACCGGCCAACGGCCGTATGTTGCCCGCCAGTTGCACGTGCAGGCCCCGGAAGGCTCGCGCATCGCTGTGCAGGCGATCTTCACCGCGCCGGTAACGCAGGCGCAGGTGATTTTGTCCGGACGCGACACGCTCCTACTCACCACACAAGACTCAGTTCGGTTTCAGACCCGCTTTTCACTCCAGGAAAATGGGTTTTACCAACTGTGTTTTCAGACCAACGCGCCCACGAGCACCTGCACAGACTTTTATCGACTGGAAGCCCAGCCCGACCAACCACCCGAGGTGACGCTGGCCGACGTGCCCGCCTGGCAGCAACTGGACTTCGAGGCGCTGACGCCCCTTTCCGTCACTGCCCAGGTACAGGACGATTACGGTCTGAAGGACGCGTACCTGATTGCCACGGTTAGCAAAGGCTCGGGGGAGTCGGTCAAATTTCGGGAAGAAAAACTCCCGTTTCAGGAAGCGGTACGCGGGCGGCAACAGCGTCTTCACCGTACGCTGGACCTCCGGCAACTGGGCATGGCCCCCGGCGATGAACTGTATTTCTACGCCGAAGTATGGGACAACCGCGCGCCACAACCGCAAAAGAGCCGTACGGAAACATATTTCGTCGTGATCCGTGACACAACGACCCAGACCATTTCGGTGGAGGGTGGGGTCGCCGTCGACCTGATGCCTGCCTATTTCCGCAGCCAGCGCCAGCTCATCATCGACACCGAAAAACTGATCAAAGAAAAGCCGCGCCTCTCGTCCGAGGCGTTTCAGACCCGCAGCAACGACCTGGCCCACGATCAGAAGGTATTGCGCCTGCGCTACGGGCAATTTATGGGCGAGGAATTCGAAAGTTCGCTGGAGGGCGGTGGCCCCGGCGAAGGGCACGAACACGCCGGCGAGGCGTCACCTGATCCGACCCAAGCGGCCGCAGAAGAATTCGGGCACGTACACGACAACGAAGATGCACAAGACCGGGGCGTGTTGGAAACCCACAACCCTGCCGGAGGCGCCACCACGACCCTGAACAACGGCGCGGAAGTGCCGGAAGACCTGGTACACGCCCACGATTCGGAAGAGGAAGCCACGTTCATTTTCGATGCTACCAAAACCAAGCTACGGCGGGCGTTGTCGCTGATGTGGACCTCGGAACTGCACCTCCGTTTGAACGAACCCCGACAGGCCCTGCCGGTCGAGTACGAAATTCTGGAATTGTTGAAGGACATTCAGCAGCAAAATCGGATTTACGTGGAGCGCGTGGGCTTCGAGCCACCGCCCATCAAAGAAGCGGAGAAACGCCTCACCGGCGAACTGGACGAAGTCGCGAGTCGCCAGCGTACCGAAACACTCACCCAGCCTCCCGCGTCACCGCACCTGCGCCGGTCGGTTGCGCTTCTGGAAACCCTGAAGCTGCGCCCTCCCACCGAAGCGGAGCAACAGGTATTGCAAGCGGCCGGCGGCGAACTGGCGGAACTTTTGCGCGAGCGCCCCGACGCCGCCCGCTTCCTGCCGGCTTTGCAGACGCTGAAAGCACTCAGCGAAGGCAACCGGTTGCCGCGGCCGGAACTTGGCGTATTGCAACAAGCTCTGGCCACCGCATTGCCCAATACTGCCCAATCTCCCACCGCACGCCCAACCGCACAAAACAAGATTAACACACTGTATATAAGAGAGTTACAACGTTTGACTTCGCCCAACGAATGATCACCTTTCCACTTGCTCCGACGTCAGGTTGGATCGTTACAGGCGTAGCGACCTTGGTGTTGGCGTTTGCGTGCTGGCGGGAAATCCGGCGGCCCAACCGGCACAGGTTGGCGGGGCGTCTCCTCGCGGTACTGGGTGCGCTCACGGCCCTCCTGGCACTTCTGTTACGTCCCGCGCTCCCACAACCGCGTACGCCATTCGATGCGATTCTGGTGACGCCGCACGCGTCCCCGGGTGTGGTGGACAGTCTCCGGCAGGCGCATCCCCGGATCGCGGTGTTTGCGCTGGACACCTTTCCCGGAGCGACACTCCTTCCTCACCTGAGGTACCTGGTACAACAGGCGCCGCACGTCAAGCACCT
It encodes the following:
- a CDS encoding BatA domain-containing protein, giving the protein MLSPAYLWALWALLIPLAIHLWNRREGRRIQVGSIRWLEASTSRKKSSLRLHQWPLLLTRLLLLTLVVLVLVELRQANAPAPPAPRPLALIDSALWRQPLIQRRLDSLQDSYWDVRVMAPLHLWHELEGLAYANPRPERVTVYHRGQLREFGGTRPSLPFPVAWITLPDSGEGTFVAAAQPVGRDSVLVLRAESTEAGTRLQRQRLSAAAYRDEVPLHPTDTLRVRLQATSAAAEIRLYVEAALRAASQYQAWPMALDTTGTPDWTVLLGNTSLPDAPAGQLVRIRRAPGPLRHIQTVEQHHVVHVLQGKLDDPNVSRLPERLLELLFVPVSTDERLATHDRRAIAPTQREVRLGKAPVQTRQTASTGPQAPPLWLAGLLLLIFGFERWLATRT